TCAGGACGGGGTGGCGTTTCCTCTGTAATCGCACGATTTTTGGACATGCGGCCATAGATTGCCACCGTACTAGCGTAAACCAGCCGCTGTACACCTGCTTGCAGGGCAGCTTGGGCCATATGATCGGTTCCCCTAACGTTAACCGCCCACAGGCTCTGACGATTGACATCTGCTCCGTGGACTTTGGCCGCTAAGTGAAACACTACCTGGCACCCTTGCATCCCTTGACGTAGAACAGAGACATCCTCCAAATCCCCACGACACACCTCAACCCCCAGAGCTGTGAGCTCACTAGCGTCTCGTCCCGGACGTACTAGTGCTCTTACCGTATGTCCATCGTGCCGTAACCGTTGCACCAACTGTCTACCCACCAGACCCGTAGCACCTGTAACAAAGGTTTCCATAGGTTTCGTCTCCTTAGACAGTCTCTGCCCATTGTTTCATCGCTCGGGGAGATATCATGGTACAAACTATGCCTAACATTTCTGCACCACGGGCTAGGCCAGATAGGCCAATAAGCACCGGTAACAATCCCCACCGTTTGAGTGGATGCATATCTAACAGGCGGCTAAACCGGAACCACCGAGGTACATCCAATATCATGTGCCAAATCATTGTGACGACGGGTTCCAAAATACCTGTACGGGTAATCCATTGGTTCGGATAGTTTGGATCCAGTCGGCGCAGATGATAGACCTCGTAGCCGTAGCGAAAGTGGAGTTTTTTGAGCCAGTACCACCAAGCAAAGTAGTGAACAATTTGCTGCTGAGGATGAAGAGCAATGATAAAGCCCGCTTGGGTGAGCTTGCGAAATAGTAAGGGGGAGGCAATGACCCGGCCAAATTCTGTCTGGTACTGACATTGCCGAAAGACATCGGTACGCATGGCAAGGTTATGATCCATAAACCCTCGCACTTCCATGTCAGGCAGTTGGCCAGGTCGGTAGTGACGAATTTTACCGAGGATATAGCCAAAGGTTAGACAGACAGCAATTTGCCGGAGGGGAGCATCGCCACGCCAACTGTGGGCACTTTTGAAGAGGCTAATGCCGACGGAAACATCGGCTCCGGCTTGAATACGCTCAACGATCGCCGATACCCATCTGGGTTGAGGATAGACATCAGAATCTGTGAAGACAATAATGTCTCCCGTGGCAACAGTCGCCCCTTGATTTTTTAGAGCATAGTACAGGGCACCATCAGCCGCAACAGCCTTGACTGCTAGAAACGGAGCGGGATCCGCATAGGCTGCTTGCCATTCCTCGACCTGGACGCTGCTGCCGACGAGAATGATTTCAATGCGATCGTGGGGATAGTCCTGGTGTTGCAAGGCTAGCATGGTGTTGTTAGCTGTACCTTGATCACGGGACTCGTTGTAGCCCTCGATCACAACAGATACGATCGGGTTGGTGGTTAATGGGTGAGTAGTCGTCATGGTTTATTCATCTCCTTTGCTGTTGCCCTGTGTGTGCGTTCCATAAACCCGCTCAGCATATTAGCTCAGCATATTGCTGGGTAACCCTAAAATTTGGCGACCTCGAAGACACTCATCAACCCGCATTAGTTCGCTGTAGCTATAGATGAGTAGAGTTTTACGACTGAGTAAGGATGTCTGGAATACCGCTCAGCACGACAATTTTGCCCGTTTGGGCAGACTCCTGAGCAGCATCAATCACCTGTTGGTTACAGTAACCATCCCAAACATTGGGAAAAACAGGCTGTTGGTGACGGACAGTGTTGACAAAGTGGGTGATGGAGCGTAAGAAGGAGGGTTCATGCCAGGGCGATCGTAGCTTTTCTAGCAGGTAGTGAGACTGGGTAATGGGTTGTAGCAAGTGGCTTAGCCCCTGCTTGGCTCTGGCAAACCGACCAATTTTGGGGGTTGTGAATTCCACTGCTAGCGATCGATAGTGATCTACAGCCAGTTTTCCATCTGTGCCATAAATCTCCACTTGCCCAACCTCAACAGCATGTAAGCAGAAGAAAGATTGTACCAGCACATCATTGACCATCCGCAGTTGCAACAAAACAGTATCGTTTTTGCTATATGGCGATCGGGCCTGCATAAACACCTCGGCCACATCCGTTTCCAACAGGAACCGAACTAGATCAATGTGATGGGGGGCAATATCAAAAATCGCCCCAAAACTACCGTGGCGAGTAATTTGCCAGTCAATGCCCGTTTGAGGCACAAAACAAAAGGTGGATCGGGTGCTATTGGGGTTGCCTATCTGGTTCGCCTGAATAGCCTGTTTGAGAGCTTGATAAAGCGGGTGAAACCGATAGTTAAAGCCAACCATCACTACGCGATCGCTGCCCTGCCAACATTCAACAATGCGTTGGGCATCGGCCAAGTTGGTAGCAAAGGGTTTTTCTAGATAAACATGCTTACCGGCATTGATAGCTGCGATCGTTGCCTTAGCATGTTCCTCATAGGGCACACTGACAATCACCGCGTCGATCGTCGGCAGCGCCAATAGGTCGTGGTAATCCTCAAAAATCTTAGCCTGGGGTGCAAGTTGCCGTGCCCGTTCTCGACGGTTGGGGTCAGGATCCGCCAAAGCCACCAGCTCAGAGCTAACGAGGCGAGGCAAATTTTTGAGATGTACTGACAGAGCAACCAGACCACAGCCCACTAGGCCAATTCTTACCTTAGACATGCCGACTTTTGATGTAGTTTGATGTAGGTGATACAAACCAAGGGCTATGGCAAATCCATGGTCACAGGCTTGCTAGCCCCCATCGCTTTAAGGCTCCTCGAAATCGCTTTTTGAGCAGAAAGCTGAGTGAAGCACGAGCAGATAAGTCACTCACAGATGGTCGATCGTCCGAAAATCCGTCACCGGAAATTGAGCCGAGTCCTGATCTTCCAGATAGCCCGTGTGGAGGCGATCGGCAATACGCAGCATCAACCTTGCCGTTTCTAGATCGGCCTGCTCCCACTCGGCTTGCTGCAATAGCGATCGTAGCGGCTGAAAATCTGCTTCCACTTCGGAAATCAATGGTGGCTCATACTGCTGCAACCACTGCCCCGGCGTGAATTTAGCGTGATGCCAAAGCAGGCCAAAAGCCATCTGACCGATTTGAGCATCGGTATCGGCCAATGCCTGTAAAAGCAGATCTAACCCCGGTTCACCGTAATTTAGGGTTTCCAGCAATGCGGCAAGGCGTTGATGGCGATAGGGGCTAGCCAAACGCCACCTTACCCCCGCTAGCCCTCCCAAAACAACACCCATCTGTGGCGGCGCGACCTCGCCTCCCAACACTGCATCTGAGGGCTGGGGCATCAACTCGGTGGGTGGTGCCAGCAAGCCCGCAATTTCCACTGCTGGTGGCAGCAAACTGGGGTTAGTCGCGGTATCCATGAGCGGCTCGTCCCCTGGATCTGGCATAGGTGTTTTTTGAGTAGGTGGATGACAGAAATGGGCTAACGGGTTTGGGTCACAACAACACCAGGCGTAGTCAAAGAAACCTCACAACGCGGGGCCGTATCAGTTGCTGCCGAAAAATCACAGGTATAGGCCGCAAGGCAACGCCCTTGGCTGTTGAAAACACGGACATTGTAACCATATTGACGAGCAACTGTGCCAAATTGGGTCAAAAACTTGTAGCGATCGACATAGGTCAGTTGCCGCCAACTCGCATTTTGCACAACCAAATCAATTCGGGCCGATCGTACCGAACTTGCCGGATAAGCCAACCAATCCTGCACTAGTTTTTCAGCAAATTGAACTTTCGTCCACCACAGACTCGGCACAGTCAATCGATCCAGACAAATTGTATCGGATCTTAAAACAGTCAAGGTTTGAGCGCAGGGGCGCGGCCCAAACTCCTCAGCTGATCTGGCTAGCATCTCAATCTCTAGCGGTGATTTCGCAGGTTGCACCGATCCTTTTATCGGCAACTCGTCGCAGGCCGTTTCAGCTAGCACCGGAAACACCGCAGTTGTCAACATAGCACCCAGCGAAACCAGTAGGGAGATTGTTCGCAGTGACGATCGAGGCATTAAAGGCAGTTGAAACCCAAGCGTTGACTGATACACGGGTAAACTCCCTCAGTAGCGATAGTAGGCTTGGTGCCACGGTAAACCCCGCTCACCTGGTTTCTTTTGCTTCTCCCAGGAAATTTCACCTCGGGCTGTTTTCAACAGATAGTCTTCAACGGTAGCCACCAGGTTTTGCCAGGTCAGCCCTTCGCACTTCAAAAACTCTTTCAATTCCTGCAAAGCTAGTTGCGATTCTTGGGTTTCCTTCATGCTCAGGGGAATTTCCATCCGCAGCGGATCCTTTTGTACTGCCAGCAAGCCTTGACGAACCGCGTTAGAAATTTGAGCGGCATAGTCGCGCCGACCCCGCAAGCACTGTTGCCGCCATCCCCGCTAACTGGTAGCATATAGGGGTGGCAAGCGATTCAGTGCAAACGCCGTCACCTCTTCGCGGCTCAAGTAGCGCCCTAGCTTGGGAGGAACCAGTTGAAACTGGCGCTCTAACTCTTCAGCGACAAGAGACTCCATCGCATTGCGATAAATCGTAGACTTTTCATTGGCCATAGAATTCAACTCAGGAGTGAATGTCGACCTTTGCCGATCTTAAATCACTAATCTGGAGTCAATGACTCGGAACAGGTCGCTCGGCAGAGAACGTTATAATCATTTTTTTTAAGATAACATAGGCTCTCTTGAAGCGATCGTGGTTGGTCGTGAGATCGGCGATTGTAGATTCCAATTTTGACAGGCAAATGTGTAACTCTGGGGAGTGAAAAAAGGCGCACAAAAGAGTGCCGTATCGAGTTATGATCCTTCAGAAGCTGTTTTATAGCGTTTTTCATCTCAGTGAGATACAGTATGTTGGCCACAACCCTTGACTAGTAGGTTTTCTCGCTTGGGTGGCGATCGCCACCCAAGCGAGAAGCGCTATAAAACTCGACGCAACCCTTTGACCGATGGTTCTTCTGGTGATTTTGCTAGATTTCCTCGAAATGGCTGCTGAACAAGGGTTCAGCGGAAATTTAAAACAGCTTCTTAGGATCGAATTGATTTTCCTGCCCCTGCTTTGATTTATCCTGACTAGATTGACCACTAAGGAGATTCCGTGAACATCTCGATCGTCCTCACATTACTTACCCTCAGCCCGATCGTCCCGCCTTCACCGCCTCATCGTGTGCAGCCTGTGGTGCAGGTGTCTGATACCCCTAGAGGCGAGCAATCGTCAGGTGGGAGTGGGGCAACGTCAGGAATAAAGCAAGCTTCTTCGGCGGCAGTCGGAAACTATTGCAGTGTGGTCTATGCCAACGGCGGCTGGCAACTGTTTTGGCATACGGCAGAAGATGCCTGTCGATTTGCCACTTGCTTGGGGTCTAACTGCCAGTTGGCAAGTCGGGGTCGCTATTTTCTGGGGAGACAGAATCAGGTGACGGTTACATGCCGTGGCTTTAGTCGCACGTTTACGGGTATGGGCGATCGTCCCTTGGCTGATGCCTTCAATACCGTAGCTAATCCCTTCCAGCCCGCTTGTGCGTTTACGGTTAATCAAGGTGTTAGTACGTTTACATCCCCACCCCTCGGAGGTAGACCATCCCCAACTAATCCCAGCAGTTCTGGTAGCAATTCGACGATCGGGCAAGCACCAAACTCTGTAGCACAGGAGATGGTAGCGGCTCATAATCGCTGGCGATCGCAGGTAGGAGTTCCACCTCTGCGCTGGTCTCCCCAGTTAGCTAGTTATGCCCAAGACTGGGCCAACCAATTGGCCGCACGGGGAGCCTTTGAGCACCGACGTGATAGCCCCTATGGGGAAAATCTGTTCTGGGGGCAGGGACGGCGCTGGTCACCGACGGAGGTAGTAAATGACTGGGGCAGCGAGGTCAAGGATTACGACTATGCCACCAATAGCTGTCGAGGAGTTTGTGGGCATTATACCCAGGTGGTGTGGCGAGACACGACTGAAGTGGGTTGTGGGGTGGCTCGATCGGGCAACCAGGAAATTTGGGTGTGCAACTACAATCCGCCAGGTAACTATCTTGGACGTAAACCCTATTGAGAAATAACCCGAAGAATTAACCTATGCAGCCCATGAAATCACTATCCCTAATATTCTCTCTCTTCATTTCTAACGTTTGCCTAGCTGGGTTTACCGTGGCAGCTTTAGCCGTAGACTACAGTCGTCAGCCTCAGCGCGTGTCCCCTGCCTCCACCACCTATCCTCTGGAAATTGAAAAAGGATTGGTGGGGGACAGCCGCCTTTGGGTGCGCGTAAACGGTTGGATTTTGAATGTGGAAGAGTATGGTTCTGGATTGCTGTTGGCTAGTTTTGCTGACTATTGCAAAAAGCCAATTCAGGTCGAAGGGCGGGCTGCAACTCTGTTGGTGGAAACGCGCTATCGATCAGAGGATGGTAAGCCATTTTATCTGGCGGATGTGTTAATGCCCGATGGGTCGAGAACACGGATTGGTCGCCAGTTTGATCATCCGGGGCCTGCTTTGGATAAGCTGGTGCCACCGCCGATGCCAACAGCCTATCCGTTGCAGGTGCAGACTCGAAGAGATGGTGTTAAGGTAGCGATCGTCAACGGGCAACCCGTCAAAGTAGAAGATCAAATCAGGGATGCCCAAGGAAATATCTATTTGTATTTTCGACTACTCTACTCCCTACAACCGAGGGAATACACGGTGGATGGCGGCAGCAACAAGCGACGGGTCTTCTTCAGCCAGAAAGATGGCATCGCCTATGAGGTTATCACCAAGTATAATGGGCAGGTGTTACGAGTCACGCCCTTGTTGGATCACAAACGTATTGACCAAGTGATGCCCTTCGCCTACTTCAAGCCCGGTTATAGCCTCACCGAGAATGCCCGTGGCTATCGGGGGGGGATCGGTTTTGCTGGTTTGGACGATCCCAACGCCCAACCTGAGAATCGGCCCCCTTGTCCCTTTTAGAACGGATGAGCACCCCAGGGTGCCACTAGCACCTACCTAACATACCAGTCCATTTTTCCAGTCCAAGTCGCTTGCATCAACACCCTCAAGCCCGTTATTTCGCTCTTTCCACACTTATTCTATTCGCAAATTCCCATGAATTACTTTGTCACTCCTCCCGCGATCGTCTTTTCTACTGCTGCACTTACCCTAGCTCTCGGCACCCCAGTCCAGGCCCAATCCCAGCCTCAATCTGCCAAGTGTGATATCAGCGATCGCTGGGAATATCGCTCTCCTAGAAGCATCGCCCTACAAAATGGGCAATACATTCCCGTGAACCGTCCCTACACGACTGAGGTGGAATTGACCGAAACGAATCCTCGGCAAGAATCGATTCGCGAGGGTAACCGCACCCAAGTCGTTCGTATTGCCACCCTCAGAGCTTCCAATCCCGATCCTGCTGCCCAAGGAAGCAATGCTCGCATGGTGACCAGTATGCGAGTGGGTGAAACGGCTGGGATTTTGCTGGCGGTGCCGGTAGAGGGAGTTCCCTATGGTGGCGGGTTGGTGCTAGAGGGTAAGGTTAGTGCAAATTGTCAAACTATCCAAGGGCAAGCCTCAGTGGGAGGCGTAGGCGAAAAGTTTCCCTTCATCCTCCAACGGCAAAGCAGTCGCGCCACCAATGCTCCCCCCAATTCAGCAACGTCAACTCTCAGTGGCAACTGGGTGCTATTTCTAGGCCGTCAAGGTAAATTTGACAACTTTGGGGTCGATCGCCTCACCCAAACCGGCAATCAACTTCAGCTTGTCTCTGGCATTTCTGGGCAGACCTTTTCAGGCCGCATCTCCGGGCAACGGGTAGAATTGCAACTGAGCAACGGACTAAATGTAGGCACCCTGAATCAGAGCGGCAGCGTGATCACCTTCCCCGACATGGTGATGGTGCGACTAGGGTCGCCCACCTGCCCCACCGCCAACACCTGTAAAGTGCCCTAACCCCAACTCAGTTCTTAGTAAGGACTGAAGTCCTTACTACAAGCTATCTGGAATTATTACAACACACTAACCCATGAGGTAAATAGCAACACGAGGTCAATATGCGAAACAGAAGGTGGTGGCTTGTCAGTCTAGTCATGTTTATCGCCATTCTCAGTGGCTCTTTTTGGAAGCGAGTCCTGGCTCTTTCCCTTTCTGCCCTGCTAGGCACTACCTCCCCCGCTAGTTGGTTGCTCACCAGCGGTGATACCGCCACTGCTGCCCCACCCCCCATCCAGGTCGGCGACCTCTTTCTCAATCTCAACTCCGACCAACTCCTTGCTCATTCTGGAACAGGCATCTTCAATCATCCCCCCCTACCTACTTCTGAGCTATCTGGAGAGGGTATTGACATTTCCAGAAATCCTGGTAACCAACAGTCTACTTCTCAACCTCAGCAAAATAGTCCCAACAGAATACCCAATAATCCTCAACAAGTTGGAATCAAGACTGTTTCCTTTGGTGCTCCTTCTATAAGGAATATATCATCTAATACTTTTGAACTTTCTCAATCTAGCCCTGAAGGTTGTAAATACGTCATTCTTATCAAGAGAGAAGGTGAGCTTGTTTATCAGGATTCAGTAAGATTTATTTCTCCAAGCGTAAATATCTGTGGAGCACCCTCTTTCACTACGAAACTGGACCCAACTGGTACAAAAGCCGAATTGCAACTGGATGGATCTTCTGGAATATTGATTATTCAGAAACTTAGTGATGAGTTGATTCAAGGAGTATATAAGGAAGGCGGCAAGGAAATTGATCTTGGAAAAATTCCGGTCAATCCAAATACTTCATTTCTCTACAAAGGCACACAAAAACCTAGCCTCACAAAAGATGATCAGACAGACAAAATCTTTGGAATTGAACATTCTGATGGACAGAAAAGTAGTTTGCTAAAGCAAGATACGACAAATGCTGTAGCAGAAGCAGTTTGTAAAGCTGGGAGAAGAACTGCTGCTGGTCTATCTACCATGTTTACGGTTGGTGCTGTACTAGGAGTTGGCTTGGCCTTGGCAGCACCTGTAACAACTGCAATTGCTGGTGGTACTGCACTTACTATGGGGGCATATGCAACCACTGCCGCAATTGTTGGATGGGGAAGTTACTTTATGTTTGGAGGCAATCCACCTTTACTGGGGGACTTGTTAGGAAAAATACCAGGAGTTAGTCATGCCTATAACTTTGCAGATGGTGTACAAAATTTGTTAGGACTTGCATCTGAATCTGAACTTGCTGATCGCAGAGGTATTTCTCAGCCAGGGATCAGGGAACCTGGCAAAGGTGTCTTTGACCAAATTGCTGCTAGGGCTCGTGATT
The genomic region above belongs to Cyanobacteriota bacterium and contains:
- a CDS encoding glycosyltransferase, which translates into the protein MTTTHPLTTNPIVSVVIEGYNESRDQGTANNTMLALQHQDYPHDRIEIILVGSSVQVEEWQAAYADPAPFLAVKAVAADGALYYALKNQGATVATGDIIVFTDSDVYPQPRWVSAIVERIQAGADVSVGISLFKSAHSWRGDAPLRQIAVCLTFGYILGKIRHYRPGQLPDMEVRGFMDHNLAMRTDVFRQCQYQTEFGRVIASPLLFRKLTQAGFIIALHPQQQIVHYFAWWYWLKKLHFRYGYEVYHLRRLDPNYPNQWITRTGILEPVVTMIWHMILDVPRWFRFSRLLDMHPLKRWGLLPVLIGLSGLARGAEMLGIVCTMISPRAMKQWAETV
- a CDS encoding Gfo/Idh/MocA family oxidoreductase; the protein is MSKVRIGLVGCGLVALSVHLKNLPRLVSSELVALADPDPNRRERARQLAPQAKIFEDYHDLLALPTIDAVIVSVPYEEHAKATIAAINAGKHVYLEKPFATNLADAQRIVECWQGSDRVVMVGFNYRFHPLYQALKQAIQANQIGNPNSTRSTFCFVPQTGIDWQITRHGSFGAIFDIAPHHIDLVRFLLETDVAEVFMQARSPYSKNDTVLLQLRMVNDVLVQSFFCLHAVEVGQVEIYGTDGKLAVDHYRSLAVEFTTPKIGRFARAKQGLSHLLQPITQSHYLLEKLRSPWHEPSFLRSITHFVNTVRHQQPVFPNVWDGYCNQQVIDAAQESAQTGKIVVLSGIPDILTQS
- a CDS encoding GUN4 domain-containing protein, which encodes MPDPGDEPLMDTATNPSLLPPAVEIAGLLAPPTELMPQPSDAVLGGEVAPPQMGVVLGGLAGVRWRLASPYRHQRLAALLETLNYGEPGLDLLLQALADTDAQIGQMAFGLLWHHAKFTPGQWLQQYEPPLISEVEADFQPLRSLLQQAEWEQADLETARLMLRIADRLHTGYLEDQDSAQFPVTDFRTIDHL
- a CDS encoding late competence development ComFB family protein; this encodes MANEKSTIYRNAMESLVAEELERQFQLVPPKLGRYLSREEVTAFALNRLPPLYATS
- a CDS encoding pathogenesis-related family 1 protein, which gives rise to MNISIVLTLLTLSPIVPPSPPHRVQPVVQVSDTPRGEQSSGGSGATSGIKQASSAAVGNYCSVVYANGGWQLFWHTAEDACRFATCLGSNCQLASRGRYFLGRQNQVTVTCRGFSRTFTGMGDRPLADAFNTVANPFQPACAFTVNQGVSTFTSPPLGGRPSPTNPSSSGSNSTIGQAPNSVAQEMVAAHNRWRSQVGVPPLRWSPQLASYAQDWANQLAARGAFEHRRDSPYGENLFWGQGRRWSPTEVVNDWGSEVKDYDYATNSCRGVCGHYTQVVWRDTTEVGCGVARSGNQEIWVCNYNPPGNYLGRKPY